The sequence CTGCAAATCATGAAACAACACACAATTAGCCTACAATCATGCTAATTATTCTGTCATTCAATTTGTAATTATCAACGTGCTATTCTTGCAAGTGGGTATTTCGCACAAAACGCAAAGCAGATGGGTCAATGGATCGTTTCAAAGCCCGATTAGTCGCCAAAGGCTATCATCAATGTCCTGGTGTTGATTACAACGAGACTTTCAGTCCCATGGTTAAACCAGCCACCATTAGGGCTGTTCTTTCTCTTGCTGTCATGCATGCATGGGAACTAAGGCAAATGGACGTTCACAATGCTTTTTTAAATGGTGCACTAACTGAAACTGTGTTTATGCAGTAGCCCCCCGGTTTCAAGAATTTTTCCAAGCCTCATTATGTTTGCAGGTTAAACAAAGCGCTCTATGGCCTCAAACAAGCCCCGCGGGCTTGGTATACTGCTCTTAAATCTGCCATCCTTTAGCTGGGTTTTCATAACTCCAAGGCAGACTCCTCTCTTTTCATTTACAGGGACAACTCCACTCTCTGCTATCTCCTAGTATATGTGGATGACCTTGTCATTACAGGGAATACTCCATCATTTGTGCACTCTGTTATTCAACAGCTCGGTGCCCTGTTCTCCCTCAAAGACATGGGTTCACTTCATTATTTCCTAGGCATTGAAGTGATTCCCACTCCAGTCAGTTTGCTTCTTTCTCAACATCAGTATGTGTGTGCCCTTTTAGCTACTACCAGTATGAGTGGTGCGAAAAATGTCTCCACTCCTCTGTCATCCACTCAGTCTCTTAAATTGGATGATGGCACCGCTGCTGTGGATAGCTCACATTTTCGTCGCATCATTGGCAGCCTCCAGTATCTTACTTTGATGCGCCCTGATATCTCATTTGCTGTCAACAAACTATCTCAGTTTATGCACAGGCCTACCACAACACACTGGACTGCTACCAAAAGACTCCTTCGCTACTTAAAACATACCATCTTCCATGGCCTTCAGCTCCGCAAGACTGGCAGCACGGCTCTAAGGACGTATTCTGATGATGACTGGGCTGGCAACATTGATGATCACATGTCTACATCTGCATATATCAGTTTCCTCGGTTATAACCCTATTTCTTGGAGTTCCAAGAAGCAACGAGTAGTTGCATGCTCCACCACTGAGGCTGAATATCGGGCTCTTGCCACTGCGGCCTCTGAAACTGTGTGGCTGTCCACTCTTCTAACAGAATTAGGAGTTCTTGCCCCACACTGTCCCCAATTGCTATGTGATAATCTCAGTGCAACCTATCTCAACTTCAATCATGTTAATCacttgatgtaaccatattattcgatagtttcacccacatttaactagtgttttgcatatgttttatatatataatgccttgatattctttgttttatgttttgaaggcacttttagatgaaagatgcaaaaaggagtaaattagaggtaattggcatatttgacattcatttgatgttttgtgcagagcgtgagctctaaaggtcgaaatgaagtgatttcaatggcattaaaaagctagcatccatacctttctggaaatctaaggcaagacaataaactaaggaagatcatggaaatcgcagctttcaacgTCAAATCTTGCAATCTACCAATGTTGACCCTCAGTCattccaacttgaatatctggagctacagaagtccaattgatgcaaaatcatttgttttggattcttgactaaaaggcctataaacgctccaaattttagcaaaaaccgatgtcatatgagggagatatgatttttcaaagatgacaacttaaTTCTACCAGCAAACAGAttttgtgaagaaacgagtccaaattacgttccgaagcatctaaaccgacatccaagtttttatttcagcaatttagctcctccaagtcaaagtttgaagatttcatgcaaaattatttctccttttttaggaaaatagttattgaactacttaaatgtaaactgtctacttaaggaaggactattttgtaaaatagagattagggtttcttagcatataaaaagaatgagagaagagaaggggggcagccaaaCAACAAGATAAAAATGCCCTCctcctctaagaaaccctaaatcatgcattcttccatattttttattagttgttcaacaaacatgcaaggctaaactcattttcttggttgcaaggacacataaaccttcagatttcaagaactgtgagatttattcttccatttattttcaatttgtattatgaatgagtatgtttgtttttctatgcatatttcctatgattgtttatcttaatttgctagagcggactctaagttattattgtgaacaatctattgctaagtttgatatcaaaaccggagttgtggtatataaacttgtgaagcaactaagcttgataattgtagcggaactacgttattaaacttagggagaacattcgatcaaagcaacacaagcagacaacttggttgttaagattaataaatttatctagatcttaaggctgccattggattaaatcattagtgtgGACACTGtaattgtttgttggttagggttagttatacggcggatccgttaattaaccaacatttagaaaagataaaaattcagaatataaactggagtttcatttcaaggatcagttctgatttctataggttgatgtgtgattgcgaccaagatttgttctcttgataattttctgattttattaaattctgtttgatagttttctgttttattttgctttagcctatataacatccaaaccccgcccaaattgcataacgtataacataaaaatctgaaataaatctttctcgtgggatcgaccccttgcttgctctatactatcttgtgtgttgtgttttaagctaggataattaatttgtgcgaccgcaaCATTGCAACATCACTTGCGCATGAAACACATTCAGATCGATCTTCATTTTGTCCGTGACTTGGTATAGAAAGGCAATCTTCAGGTCCACCACGCTCACACTCAAGACCAGTTAGCTTATCTCTTAACAAAGCCATTGTCCAGGTAGCGCACTGAGTTATTATGAAACAAGATTGGTCGTGCCAATGGAAGCTCAATCTTGCGGGGGCGTATCAAGGAGGATCCTACAGATCATGAAACAACACACAATTAGCCTACAATCATGCTAATTATTCTGCCATTCAATTTGTAATTACACCAGATTCTATGCTCATTAACCACAACTGTAATGGTAGCGTAGACTTAGCATAAACGTTTTAACATTCCTTATATAGACTCTCTATCATTGTAAACATAAGGAACAACTCTCGTCTATTCAAATTAGCCTTTGAAGCATTGTCTATAATCTTTCTCTTTACATTCCTCTAATCCAAAACCACAAACCGAGCGATCTGTGCCGTGGTGCGGGCCCCTGGCTAGCACTGTCCGTGAAGACTCATTCAATGCAGCCCAAGTCTCCCTTGGATAATTAATTCAGCATAGAAAATTCAATGATACAGATAATTGTCACTGTCCGATCAAATGCATGAAGAGGACAAATTAAATAGTATATAAGAGACAGCTTGCTTGCTTTTGTATGTGGTCAAGTAGGAGAGTTAATATGAAGATGAGGCAAATGTGGGTGTGGATGCTGCTCATGGCAATGGCCTTCGTCAACGACCGGAGCCATTGTTGTGTGGAGGAAGAGAGAATTAGTCTGTTAGAGATAAAAGCTTGGTTCAATCATGCAGGTGCACCTGGGTCCTATGATCAGCTAGATGGTTGGGATAAAGAGCATTTTAATTGCTGTAACTGGGATTATTATAGGGTTGTGTGTGACAACACCACAAACCGAGTGATCGTACTACGTCTTTCTTTCATAAATTATGCAGTTGAAGACTTGTATCTCAATGCGTCTTTGTTTCTGCCTTTCAAAGAACTGGAGATTCTCGACTTGAGCGACAATCAATTAGTTGGTGGCTTAAAGAACCAAGGTTCTatgctttcaatttttttttagttaacacataaagttaattatatttcaagtaaCTTTACATTGAATCTTTATGGATATTAGGATGGTTGATATATAAATCTGTTAATTGTCTTTGCCTCTGACAATCTTCTTTCAGGTTTTCAAGTCCTAACATCAGGATTGAGGAATTTGAAGGAACTTCATCTGAGttccaataaatttaatgataacATTTTATCATCTCTCAGTGGATTTTCAACTCTCAAATCTCTAGATCTATCAGACAATAAATTCACAGAATCAACTGGTTTCAATGGTAAAGTTGTAAATCATTCCTACCTCGGATGGTGTTCCCTAGTGaggtttaatttattctttagtGAACTTGTCTAATAAATAGATGTGTATTAACCATTAacttttgttcaatttttaaaattttattaaaggaaTGGAGGTGATATGTTAGAATTCATGAATATttggttattaaaatattgatataatgtcaaaaaattaacacacaaatttatatttcattgaattttatatatataaatatatctgtTAATTTCTTTGCTTCCAACAATTTTCTTTCAGGTTTTCAAGTGCTAGCTTCAGGGTTGAGGAATTTGGAGGAACTTTATCTATGTTCCAATAAATTGAACGACAACATTTTATCATCTCTCAGTGAATTTTCAACTCTCAAATCTCTAGATCTATCAGGCAACATGTTCACAGGATCAACTGGTCTCAATGGTAAAGTTGTAAATCATTCCTACCTCGGATGGCATTATAATTACATGTGTATTAACCTTTAAGTAATTGTTTGGATGAAGCCTTAAAAAggctttatataattaattctttaCCGAGTGAAATAATTTGAAACTTACATATACACGCTATTAacttttgttcaatttcttaatttatttttaaaataaatgaaggtgaatatttaattaataaaaatttaatatcacattaaaaattattttaatttaaaaacttaagctaTGTCTTGTATATTAACTctaacattataaattatttaaatattgtaaataattattattgattgttCTCTCTATCACACAGGTTTAAGGAAATTAGAAACCTTGTATCTGGGTTCAACTAACTTCATGGAAAGCATTTTGATAGATTCATTGGGAGCGTTGCCATCCCTCAAGACCTTATATGCACCTTTTAGTACATTTCAACACGTTGGGAAAGGTCAGTGACAGTTTTGGTGCCTAAAAcaatatgatatttataatatatagatGGATTTATCTGATCTGTTCCACAGGGTTGTCTAATTCGTCTAGCCTTGAAGTAGTGGTCCTCGATGATTCTTCTCTCCCAGCAAGCTTTCTAAGGAACATTGGACCCTTGTCTACTCTTAAAGTCCTATCCTTGACCGGAGTTGACTTCAATAGCACCTTACCTGCCCAAGGTAATTCTACAAATGAACAATTATAAGAGTATTGAAATCCAAATAATAGTTATTCATTAGATATTTGTGTTATATCTATGTTTTATTAAACTAGAAGTTTACTCCTAATGTTACGTATAGAAAAGGATAAAATCTAGAGTTTCACAATCTCTAAAATTTCCCAGTCTTAAATTTAGGGTAGTTGGCAGATGCATGGACACGTGTTAGAAGTTGTTAAGAGTCTGTTAGAGTTAGTTAACAATATAATAAATCGTGTAATGCATGTGGGGgaagtatatatataatggtaGGAGGATTGCGCACGCAAGAAATAACAGAATCATTCTCCTCTTAACAACTTAATTAAGGCATACAACCATCCCTCAAGACCCTTTCTCTCAAGGATACTGGTTAATCAGTGTTTAGTTtcttaaaatcttaataaataatattgaaaggAATGACTATTCTGTACTACCACTATTTTCAtcataccttttcttttttctttttcacaggGATTTTCTTCAATTCGAGCACCCTTGAATATTTGTTTCTAGATGATACTTCTCTCCCATTAAACTTTCTTCAGAACATCGGAGCATTGCCTACTCTTAAAGTATTGTCTGTTAGTTACTGTGACCTCAATGGCACCTTACCCGCTCAAGGTAAATTAACAACTCTCCATCCGCTCAAGATTCTTTCAACACTATATATTTTGACTATTTCCATAGAAATTGTATAGGTTGGTATTAATTGAAGGCTTACTCCTAACTTTACGCTTTATTTAGCAAAGAATAACATATAGGgtttcttaatttctaaaatttctcgTTCATAGAaaactttgaattaaaaaaattatggatataaattattaaattatggatataaataatctaaataatCAATCTCTAATATATATGGATATATTTTTACAGGCTGGTGTAAACTGAAGAATCTTGAACAACTATATCTCCCAGTAAACAATCTAAAGGGCATACTCCCTCCTTGTTTGGGAAATCTATCATCTCTACAAATCTTGGATTTATCTTACAACCAATTGGAGGGCAATATTGCCTCTGGTCACCTTTCCCATCTTACGCAACTTGAATTCCTCTCAGTTTCAAATAACTACTTTCAAGTTCCAATATCATTTGGTTCATTTATGAACCTCTCCAACCTCAAGTTCTTTGAATGCGATAACAATGAGCTAATAGCTACACCTAGTTTTCAGCCTTTAGTTCCAAAGTTCCAGCTTCGTGTTTTTAGTGCTTCAAACTGTACTCCAAAACCACTCGAGGGATTTCCAAACTTCCTCCAGAGCCAACATGATTTGGTGTTTGTTGATCTATCCCACAACAAATTCGTTGGAGAACCTTTCCCATCTTGGCTGTTTGAGAATAATACAAAGTTAAATCGACTATATTTGAGAGACACCTCATCTATAGGTGGTCCTTTGCAGCTGCCACAACATCCAACACCCAACCTTCAGACAGTAGATATGTCTGGCAacagcatacatggtcaagttCCAAGGAACATATGTTCGATTTTTCCACGTTTGAAGAACTTCATGATGGCTAACAACAGCCTCACAGGTTGTATTCCTCCTTGTTTTGGGAATATGAGCTCTCTTGAATACTTGGATCTTTCCAACAATCATATGTCTTGTGAACTGCTTGAGCATAATTTGCCAACAGTAGGCTCCTCGTTGTTGTTTTTGAAGCTGTCCAACAACAACTTCAGTGGGCGATTACCACCATCTGTGTTCAACATGACTTCCCTACTTTACCTCCTTCTAGATAGAAACACATTTGTAGGAGAAGTTCCAGGTACTTTTTCTCTTGAATCATCACTTTTGTGGTTGGATATCAGTAACAATCTTTTGTCAGGCATGCTTCCAAGGGGAATAGGGAACTTTTCAATATTCTTGCAGGGAATTGATTTGTCCAGAAATCATTTTGAAGGTACCATTCCAATAGAATATTTCAATTCTTCTGGGCTTGAATTTTTAGATCTTTCTGAAAACAATCTGTCTGGGCTATTTCCGTTGGGCTTCTATACACCATATTTACGCTATGTCCACCTATACGGAAATAGATTGAGCGGTCCACTGCCATATGATTTTTATAGTCTCTCTTCGTTGGTGACATTAGATCTCGGCGATAACAACTTAACTGGGCCAATTCCAAATTGGATTGATAGCCTTTCGAAATTGAGCATTTTTGTTCTCAAATCTAATCAATTCAATGGGAAACTTCCTCATCAGTTATGCTCGTTAAGGAAATTAAGCATATTGGATAtttcagaaaataatttttctggtCTGTTACCCTTATGTttgagaaatttaaattttacggCATCGGATGAAAAAACTTTGGATCCCCCTCATACGAGATCGGATTATGGAAGTTGGGAAGAAATATTTGCATCCATAGGGGGGAGAGCATTTTCTCTTCATGACAAAATTTCATGGCAAGAGATCAGTGTAAAAATATCTGTAGAGCTTACAGCAAAGAAAAATTTCTACACTTACGAAGGCGATATCCTTCGTTACATGTCTGTTATGGATCTTTCTTGTAACAGATTCACTGGAGAAATCCCGACAGAATGGGGAAACTTAAGTGGGATATATTCTCTAAATCTGTCACAAAATAATCTCAATGGGTTGATCCCTCCATCTTTCTTCAATCTGAAGCAGATAGAGAGCTTGGATCTTTCACACAACAACTTGAATGGGAGAATTCCAGAACAACTCGTTGAACTGAAATTTCTAGAAGTTTTCAACGTGTCGTACAATAATTTGTCAGGAAGAACACCGGAGATGAAATATCAATTTGCTACCTTTGATGAGAGCAGTTATAAAGGGAATCCTCTTCTTTGTGGACCTCCATTGCAAAACAGTTGCGACAAAACAGAATCACCATCAGCGAGAGTGCCTAACGATTCCAATGGAGATGATGGATTAATAGACATGGACAGTTTCTATGCCAGCTTTGGTGTGTGTTACATAATTGTGGTGTTGACAATTGCAGCAGTACTGTGCATAAATCCGCATTGGCGACGCAGGTGGTTTTACTTCATTGAAGAATGCATTGACACTTGCTACTGCTTTTTGGCTATTAACTTTCCCAAGTTGTCCAGATTCAGAAGGTGATTAGATCTTATCAGGAGCGTGTGGGCTGCTTTCTGAATTTGTTGTAATCCTCTGTGGAGAAGCAGTCGCATTCCAAATCAATGGTTGCTCACTGCATGTTTAGCAATTTCCCTGTGAGAAGTGTTCTGTGGAagtgttcttgttgcttagccTTTCTGTTTTGATGTGACTTGTGTTTGTCCTTGTGCTTGTATCAGTAATTGTTTGTATCAGTTATGTTGTGCTGAGCAACCAACCAATTCTTGGCTTCTTGTAATACGGGATTTATTCATAAGAAATAGTTTGCAGTATTgtattttctcaaataaaaaacagtttaacTAACATACATTGGAATCatgcatatttaatgaaattaatcaGACATTCTCTATATAGGGAGCAGGAAAATTTTGAAGAGGACAATAGTTGATGATCTCTTGATTGTCTTTGAATTGTGCTTCAgcttttttaactttaataatGTAATGTCACTGGGAGGAAACCTGGCAAAGTTATTTCGCTTTTAAGGAGACCGAACAATTAATTCAGATTAGGTTTATCTTTAGATGAACTGCATCATAAAGCATTCGTCTTTGTTGGGGATCAATCGGTTATCTTTCGTAACTGAATCCCATAGATATACGCTTTACTTATTTTTtcgtaacaaaaaaaagaagaagaggtagCCATGACTTAAAGTCAGTGTACCGATCACCATTTCAACTGAGTTTGGTAACTATGCTACCAATGTGAGAGTAATCCCATAGTTTTGGGTGCCATGATTGATTAATGCTGTTGCAATGTGAGAGTAATCCAACTGGAAAAAACTCTTCTTGAAAGCAAGTATGCAATGATTTCATTCAGATGACATAGTTTGGCAGCACGAGAGCCTAATTAAGAAGGCTTGCTAAGTAGACAAGCTCATCCAGCCTTAAGTGTATATATAGAAATATTCAAGCCTAGCCTTATATGGGTTAGATGAAATTAACTCAGGAGGCCAGGAAATTCAAACCCCATGAAAGGCTTAGATGGCCGAACCTTATATGCGAAACAAGGAGGCCATGAAAAGCAGAAGAGACCATCAATTTGTGCTCTCTCTTCATATTTCTATCTTCCACCAAATCTGGGTTTGCATGCTCACAATCCGTTCCACAATGTTAGATTTATTTCTGAACTCTTaagattttcttgtttaattttgtgtttcctcttaatttaataaaaatgtacATGGTTTTATTACTATAATGATGAGAATCAATAGAGTCTTTCATTTGAAATTAGACCCTACAATCTAACCTCTTAATTAGCTGTTGAGATTGTTACATAACAAAATAGAACAATCCCCTGTTTCATGATGTTCTTGGATCCTTTCTCCTCTAAATTATCCATTTATCGTGCTTTTATTCAATTGCCTCGATAACTGATAATTAAATTTCCTATCCACCTCGGCAGCAAAACCTGCTAAATGGTTGTTACTGACATCAAATGCTGACAAAAAAGGATACCAGCTGGACGACACATCCCCAAGCTGTCCAAACTTGCATTAACGAGAGTatgagaaattgaaattaaactGGGTCCTGCATGCATTTTCTAAAACTGACAAGTcgttttcaattagaaaaaaatttcccTTCACCCATTATCAGCTAAAATATCTTCACCCATTATTTTATGTTCTGCTTCCTGATAATATAAAGAATTAATTGAAATGGAAATacattgatgatgatgacagTCATTTTTTGATGATGGTacaaatcaaaactttaatgatGCTCTAACAGGGGTTGTTTGGAAAAGGATTATGAGAAGACTGTTAggatattgttattattgtggCAAATACCTCACTTTCACTTTATACAAGTGCAACAACTTGTTGTTATCCATTTTTAagttttcacataaaaaatgaaaaaataaaaataaaaatacaaaaaaaatacacatctaaaaatatatatttggaaggaatccaaaaaattgagaaaaagacGTTGATTCACCCATAAAATGGCaagaaattggttgaggaggtttaaaaatacaagaatttaaattttgacagtatattttttaactaatgaGAGCTCTAGggacaagaaaaaatcaatttgagaaataaaagttcaaaatcagatgtttatggactcaattaaattttattcaaggtttaattgaatttataaaaattaatttttttaagtcaatttaggctttgattggaagaaattaaagttctaggatccaattataattttgaagagtttatttggtcaaatcaggggtttaattgcataactattgaagtttgatggccaattagggacttaattgaaacaatccaaaaccaaggactaaattggAAAAGGCGCTAAACTCAAGGGGTCTAATTATAATTGTTCCCgggggcttgattacaaaattacaaaaaaatccaaggatCAAAtcggaaatattatttaaaattgcaaaacggcgccgttttacTCAACACTGCTCACTGTTTTCTTCAGAAGACGTTACATGGCAGCTGGCGGAGAAACGGTTGCAGCAGCGAAGGCGGTGATCAAGGGGCCATGTTCCACGACTAATATCTCTCCGTCCGTTACTTCGTCCCTGCAAAGGAAAACTCTTGCATCCTGTGGCTCTAAAAGCCAGAGGATGTACTGCACCAGGGGGAGGAACGACAGAAGAAAAAACGAGAGAGGATAGGTGACAGTGAGGAGAACAACAGGAGGGAGACAGCTTAGAAGAGCGTAAAAAAAACTGAGAGAGTGGAGAAATAGTGAGAAAACATAAGggagagaagaggaaggagaaaAAGAAGCAAACCGAATGGAAGCAAAGGACATAGTGAAGCAGAGAACAGAACACCACCATCATCTTCACCTTCTCAAAACCAGGTATGTTCGCTGCCCTTCTCAGTTCCTGCAAATGAAATGATGCATGTTagtatgtaaaaaacaaaaagaaaacataaggaAGCCAATAACAGCAAATAAGCAGGTGCAACATCCTGTTGTTTTTTGTAAATTCTTGCTATCTGCAACAAGGATGATGAatagtgcgaaggtaatttaattaccttcacactgtctgttcatgcacgtgtaaaataTTACGCGTGCATATATGGGCGGTTGGGGCTAGTCACTAGCTAGGTCCAGCCCAGCTGTATGGGCCGGGCCGGGCCTAgccaaaaaaattcttaaaaaaaattattccaaaaaTCTAGGATTTTCCAAatctttttactatattttgatcaatattggtttgtatttttatattataaagatataa is a genomic window of Populus alba chromosome 5, ASM523922v2, whole genome shotgun sequence containing:
- the LOC118034996 gene encoding cuscuta receptor 1 isoform X1 is translated as MKMRQMWVWMLLMAMAFVNDRSHCCVEEERISLLEIKAWFNHAGAPGSYDQLDGWDKEHFNCCNWDYYRVVCDNTTNRVIVLRLSFINYAVEDLYLNASLFLPFKELEILDLSDNQLVGGLKNQGFQVLTSGLRNLKELHLSSNKFNDNILSSLSGFSTLKSLDLSDNKFTESTGFNGFQVLASGLRNLEELYLCSNKLNDNILSSLSEFSTLKSLDLSGNMFTGSTGLNGLRKLETLYLGSTNFMESILIDSLGALPSLKTLYAPFSTFQHVGKGLSNSSSLEVVVLDDSSLPASFLRNIGPLSTLKVLSLTGVDFNSTLPAQGIFFNSSTLEYLFLDDTSLPLNFLQNIGALPTLKVLSVSYCDLNGTLPAQGWCKLKNLEQLYLPVNNLKGILPPCLGNLSSLQILDLSYNQLEGNIASGHLSHLTQLEFLSVSNNYFQVPISFGSFMNLSNLKFFECDNNELIATPSFQPLVPKFQLRVFSASNCTPKPLEGFPNFLQSQHDLVFVDLSHNKFVGEPFPSWLFENNTKLNRLYLRDTSSIGGPLQLPQHPTPNLQTVDMSGNSIHGQVPRNICSIFPRLKNFMMANNSLTGCIPPCFGNMSSLEYLDLSNNHMSCELLEHNLPTVGSSLLFLKLSNNNFSGRLPPSVFNMTSLLYLLLDRNTFVGEVPGTFSLESSLLWLDISNNLLSGMLPRGIGNFSIFLQGIDLSRNHFEGTIPIEYFNSSGLEFLDLSENNLSGLFPLGFYTPYLRYVHLYGNRLSGPLPYDFYSLSSLVTLDLGDNNLTGPIPNWIDSLSKLSIFVLKSNQFNGKLPHQLCSLRKLSILDISENNFSGLLPLCLRNLNFTASDEKTLDPPHTRSDYGSWEEIFASIGGRAFSLHDKISWQEISVKISVELTAKKNFYTYEGDILRYMSVMDLSCNRFTGEIPTEWGNLSGIYSLNLSQNNLNGLIPPSFFNLKQIESLDLSHNNLNGRIPEQLVELKFLEVFNVSYNNLSGRTPEMKYQFATFDESSYKGNPLLCGPPLQNSCDKTESPSARVPNDSNGDDGLIDMDSFYASFGVCYIIVVLTIAAVLCINPHWRRRWFYFIEECIDTCYCFLAINFPKLSRFRR
- the LOC118034996 gene encoding cuscuta receptor 1 isoform X2, which translates into the protein MKMRQMWVWMLLMAMAFVNDRSHCCVEEERISLLEIKAWFNHAGAPGSYDQLDGWDKEHFNCCNWDYYRVVCDNTTNRVIVLRLSFINYAVEDLYLNASLFLPFKELEILDLSDNQLVGGLKNQGFQVLASGLRNLEELYLCSNKLNDNILSSLSEFSTLKSLDLSGNMFTGSTGLNGLRKLETLYLGSTNFMESILIDSLGALPSLKTLYAPFSTFQHVGKGLSNSSSLEVVVLDDSSLPASFLRNIGPLSTLKVLSLTGVDFNSTLPAQGIFFNSSTLEYLFLDDTSLPLNFLQNIGALPTLKVLSVSYCDLNGTLPAQGWCKLKNLEQLYLPVNNLKGILPPCLGNLSSLQILDLSYNQLEGNIASGHLSHLTQLEFLSVSNNYFQVPISFGSFMNLSNLKFFECDNNELIATPSFQPLVPKFQLRVFSASNCTPKPLEGFPNFLQSQHDLVFVDLSHNKFVGEPFPSWLFENNTKLNRLYLRDTSSIGGPLQLPQHPTPNLQTVDMSGNSIHGQVPRNICSIFPRLKNFMMANNSLTGCIPPCFGNMSSLEYLDLSNNHMSCELLEHNLPTVGSSLLFLKLSNNNFSGRLPPSVFNMTSLLYLLLDRNTFVGEVPGTFSLESSLLWLDISNNLLSGMLPRGIGNFSIFLQGIDLSRNHFEGTIPIEYFNSSGLEFLDLSENNLSGLFPLGFYTPYLRYVHLYGNRLSGPLPYDFYSLSSLVTLDLGDNNLTGPIPNWIDSLSKLSIFVLKSNQFNGKLPHQLCSLRKLSILDISENNFSGLLPLCLRNLNFTASDEKTLDPPHTRSDYGSWEEIFASIGGRAFSLHDKISWQEISVKISVELTAKKNFYTYEGDILRYMSVMDLSCNRFTGEIPTEWGNLSGIYSLNLSQNNLNGLIPPSFFNLKQIESLDLSHNNLNGRIPEQLVELKFLEVFNVSYNNLSGRTPEMKYQFATFDESSYKGNPLLCGPPLQNSCDKTESPSARVPNDSNGDDGLIDMDSFYASFGVCYIIVVLTIAAVLCINPHWRRRWFYFIEECIDTCYCFLAINFPKLSRFRR